Proteins encoded by one window of Conger conger chromosome 1, fConCon1.1, whole genome shotgun sequence:
- the phc1 gene encoding polyhomeotic-like protein 1 isoform X1, with protein MVTMDTEGDQNSGAANGNTPSGGNSRPNQISQMSLYERQAVQALQALQRQPNAAQYFHQLMLQQQISNAQLKNLAAVQQATLAASRQSSSPSVSQASSTAHCTVNLSSSAGGAMTNTRPLGPASSASSTLSQSVLLGGNTAGQGQMYLRVNRRAPLSSQLIFMPGGTATAAVATVAQHQPQQQQQQPQQQQQQQTQQQEVTPPSSSSQSDSDQVQNLALRCVSSPRLAGVKAECPDRKETVTFSIVQQPQQQQQQAQFPQTTQQTSSQQQIQPQPQVQNKVGTYTQPSTPTLPSIGIKTGAQSNMAPPSAPPLSPSSSQSSSLPISQLLLSPSAFCQARAVTTVTSAATATHILVPTSTAPSPSQVYPGSSGAAKPNINTQTLVVQPLQQANANISQEKMAHTSSPVPIQPKTVQGLRLPLQLPPRHPPPILPAPPSNTQSSASHPPPHVPVQLVGARQDSLGNSQALALARARSCCAQDSGALNNSANSNVVTMVTSMATGVGVAGGAGLKSPQTALPLTQISQIHLPTNQSPVLNPNRSSSTTSSSSSASISSSPCLSLPLPADGQNTAPTTVPPTGDSVYVQPVQLQGKPVSGSLKRKSESDVANEMAAGSAPLCAPPLREISPPLSAIDAASGTASPSPPALSMSRGGQGERAPPPQAVVKPQVLTHLIEGFVIQEGAEPFPVTGPVKERAEGAFPVAVPPTAPAESEAPTVMKCEYCEGFAPANQFRGSKRFCSMTCAKRYNVSCSHQFRTRRGRAARGIVAGPGGPEGILRRRGPRRSSSEIACAKIAGRHLPVKCRSESSRSEDVSSCEEEEEEDSLSLSPSSSLSCPRPAHCGPQLDGSTAGGLPLDGGHFLSGSPSHWSVDEVCQFISSLQGCEDLAGQFLSQEIDGQALLLLREEHLMSTMNIKLGPALKICASISNLRD; from the exons ATGG TCACCATGGATACAGAAGGGGACCAGAACTCAGGCGCTGCCAATGGGAACACGCCTTCTGGGGGGAATTCTCGTCCAAATCAAATATCCCAAATGTCTCTTTATGAGAGACAGGCAGTGCAG gCTCTTCAGGCCCTGCAGAGACAGCCCAACGCAGCTCAGTATTTCCACCAGCTGATGCTCCAACAGCAGATAAGCAACGCCCAGCTCAAAAACCTGGCTGCCGTGCAACAG gCCACCCTTGCTGCCAGCCGCCAGTCCAGTTCTCCCAGTGTCTCCCAGGCCTCCAGCACTGCCCATTGCACT GTGAATTTGAGTTCTTCTGCGGGAGGAGCCATGACGAATACGCGTCCCCTTGGTCCCGCCTCCTCTGCATCATCGACACTCAGCCAATCCGTGCTGCTGGGTGGGAACACGGCAGGGCAGGGGCAGATGTACTTGAGA gTCAATCGCAGGGCACCACTCTCTTCTCAGCTCATCTTCATGCCTGGCGGCACGGCAACCGCTGCTGTGGCAACTGTCGCTCAACACCAGccccagcaacagcaacagcagccgcagcagcagcagcagcagcagacacAGCAGCAGGAAGTCACTCCCCCCTCgtccagcagccaatcagacagtGATCag gtgcagAACCTGGCTTTGCGTTGTGTTTCCAGCCCCAGACTTGCGGGCGTGAAGGCTGAATGTCCCGACCGGAAGGAGACAG TTACCTTCTCCATTGTTCAGCaaccccagcagcagcagcaacaggcCCAGTTTCCCCAGACTACCCAGCAAACCAGCAGCCAGCAGCAGATTCAGCCCCAGCCCCAAGTGCAGAACAAAGTGGGCACGTACACCCAGCcctccacacccaccctccccaGTATCGGCATCAAAACCGGGGCTCAGTCCAACATGGctcccccctcagcccctcctctctctccctcctcctcccagtCATCCTCCCTCCCGATTTCccagctcctcctctctccttccgcCTTCTGCCAAGCCCGTGCCGTCACCACGGTGACCTCGGCCGCCACCGCGACGCACATCCTGGTCCCCACGTCCACGGCGCCCAGCCCCTCCCAGGTCTACCCCGGCTCCTCCGGTGCCGCCAAGCCCAACATAAACACTCAGACTCTGGTGGTCCAGCCGCTGCAGCAGGccaacgctaacatcagccagGAGAAGATGGCCCACACTTCTAGCCCTGTTCCCATTCAGCCCAAAACTGTGCAGGGCCTGCGTTTGCCCCTCCAGCTCCCTCCCCGGCACCCGCCTCCcatcctccctgctcctcccagcAACACCCAGTCCAGCGCTTCACACCCCCCACCGCACGTCCCTGTTCAGCTGGTGGGCGCCAGGCAGGATTCTTTAGGAAACTCCCAGGCTTTGGCCTTGGCCCGGGCCCGGAGCTGCTGTGCCCAGGACAGTGGGGCCTTGAATAATTCCGCGAATTCCAATGTTGTTACTATGGTAACTTCAATGGCAACGGGAGTGGGTGTGGCTGGAGGGGCGGGCCTAAAGTCCCCCCAAACTGCTCTCCCATTGACTCAGATCTCTCAGATTCACCTCCCTACTAATCAGAGTCCAGTTCTCAACCCGAATCGTTCCTCTTCAAccacttcctcctcctcatccgcTTCaatttcttcctctccctgcctgtctctccccctccctgcggATGGGCAGAATACTGCACCAACAACAGTGCCTCCCACTGGGGATTCTGTGTATGTGCAGCCTGTGCAGTTGCAG GGAAAGCCCGTCAGTGGAAGCTTGAAGAGGAAGTCAGAGTCTGATGTAGCCAATGAGATGGCAGCtggctctgctcctctctgtgcCCCCCCGCTGAGAGAaatctcccctcccctctccgccATCGATGCAG CGTCTGGcactgcctccccctctcctccagcgCTCTCAATGTCCCGCGGGGGCCAGGGGGAGAGGGCGCCCCCTCCACAGGCTGTGGTCAAGCCCCAGGTCCTCACACACCTGATCGAAGGCTTCGTCATCCAGGAAGGAGCCGAACCCTTCCCT GTGACAGGACCAGTGAAGGAACGAGCTGAGGGGGCTTTTCCCGTAGCGGTCCCGCCCACGGCCCCGGCAGAGTCCGAGGCTCCCACAG TGATGAAGTGCGAGTACTGCGAAGGCTTTGCTCCGGCCAACCAGTTCAGAGGCTCCAAACGCTTCTGCTCCATGACCTGTGCCAAGAG GTACAACGTGAGCTGCAGCCACCAGTTCCGCACCCGTCGCGGACGGGCCGCCCGCGGAATAGTGGCGGGGCCTGGGGGGCCCGAGGGGATTCTGAGACGCAGGGGTCCTCGCAGGAGCAGCTCAGAGATCGCCTGCGCTAAAATAGCAGGGAGACATTTGCCTGTAAAG tgTCGGTCAGAGTCCAGTCGGTCAGAGGATGTCTCCAgctgtgaggaagaggaggaggaagactcCCTGTCCCTTTCTCCCAGCTCCTCCTTGTCCTGCCCCAGGCCGGCCCACTGCGGTCCCCAGTTGGATGGCT
- the phc1 gene encoding polyhomeotic-like protein 1 isoform X2 — MDTEGDQNSGAANGNTPSGGNSRPNQISQMSLYERQAVQALQALQRQPNAAQYFHQLMLQQQISNAQLKNLAAVQQATLAASRQSSSPSVSQASSTAHCTVNLSSSAGGAMTNTRPLGPASSASSTLSQSVLLGGNTAGQGQMYLRVNRRAPLSSQLIFMPGGTATAAVATVAQHQPQQQQQQPQQQQQQQTQQQEVTPPSSSSQSDSDQVQNLALRCVSSPRLAGVKAECPDRKETVTFSIVQQPQQQQQQAQFPQTTQQTSSQQQIQPQPQVQNKVGTYTQPSTPTLPSIGIKTGAQSNMAPPSAPPLSPSSSQSSSLPISQLLLSPSAFCQARAVTTVTSAATATHILVPTSTAPSPSQVYPGSSGAAKPNINTQTLVVQPLQQANANISQEKMAHTSSPVPIQPKTVQGLRLPLQLPPRHPPPILPAPPSNTQSSASHPPPHVPVQLVGARQDSLGNSQALALARARSCCAQDSGALNNSANSNVVTMVTSMATGVGVAGGAGLKSPQTALPLTQISQIHLPTNQSPVLNPNRSSSTTSSSSSASISSSPCLSLPLPADGQNTAPTTVPPTGDSVYVQPVQLQGKPVSGSLKRKSESDVANEMAAGSAPLCAPPLREISPPLSAIDAASGTASPSPPALSMSRGGQGERAPPPQAVVKPQVLTHLIEGFVIQEGAEPFPVTGPVKERAEGAFPVAVPPTAPAESEAPTVMKCEYCEGFAPANQFRGSKRFCSMTCAKRYNVSCSHQFRTRRGRAARGIVAGPGGPEGILRRRGPRRSSSEIACAKIAGRHLPVKCRSESSRSEDVSSCEEEEEEDSLSLSPSSSLSCPRPAHCGPQLDGSTAGGLPLDGGHFLSGSPSHWSVDEVCQFISSLQGCEDLAGQFLSQEIDGQALLLLREEHLMSTMNIKLGPALKICASISNLRD, encoded by the exons ATGGATACAGAAGGGGACCAGAACTCAGGCGCTGCCAATGGGAACACGCCTTCTGGGGGGAATTCTCGTCCAAATCAAATATCCCAAATGTCTCTTTATGAGAGACAGGCAGTGCAG gCTCTTCAGGCCCTGCAGAGACAGCCCAACGCAGCTCAGTATTTCCACCAGCTGATGCTCCAACAGCAGATAAGCAACGCCCAGCTCAAAAACCTGGCTGCCGTGCAACAG gCCACCCTTGCTGCCAGCCGCCAGTCCAGTTCTCCCAGTGTCTCCCAGGCCTCCAGCACTGCCCATTGCACT GTGAATTTGAGTTCTTCTGCGGGAGGAGCCATGACGAATACGCGTCCCCTTGGTCCCGCCTCCTCTGCATCATCGACACTCAGCCAATCCGTGCTGCTGGGTGGGAACACGGCAGGGCAGGGGCAGATGTACTTGAGA gTCAATCGCAGGGCACCACTCTCTTCTCAGCTCATCTTCATGCCTGGCGGCACGGCAACCGCTGCTGTGGCAACTGTCGCTCAACACCAGccccagcaacagcaacagcagccgcagcagcagcagcagcagcagacacAGCAGCAGGAAGTCACTCCCCCCTCgtccagcagccaatcagacagtGATCag gtgcagAACCTGGCTTTGCGTTGTGTTTCCAGCCCCAGACTTGCGGGCGTGAAGGCTGAATGTCCCGACCGGAAGGAGACAG TTACCTTCTCCATTGTTCAGCaaccccagcagcagcagcaacaggcCCAGTTTCCCCAGACTACCCAGCAAACCAGCAGCCAGCAGCAGATTCAGCCCCAGCCCCAAGTGCAGAACAAAGTGGGCACGTACACCCAGCcctccacacccaccctccccaGTATCGGCATCAAAACCGGGGCTCAGTCCAACATGGctcccccctcagcccctcctctctctccctcctcctcccagtCATCCTCCCTCCCGATTTCccagctcctcctctctccttccgcCTTCTGCCAAGCCCGTGCCGTCACCACGGTGACCTCGGCCGCCACCGCGACGCACATCCTGGTCCCCACGTCCACGGCGCCCAGCCCCTCCCAGGTCTACCCCGGCTCCTCCGGTGCCGCCAAGCCCAACATAAACACTCAGACTCTGGTGGTCCAGCCGCTGCAGCAGGccaacgctaacatcagccagGAGAAGATGGCCCACACTTCTAGCCCTGTTCCCATTCAGCCCAAAACTGTGCAGGGCCTGCGTTTGCCCCTCCAGCTCCCTCCCCGGCACCCGCCTCCcatcctccctgctcctcccagcAACACCCAGTCCAGCGCTTCACACCCCCCACCGCACGTCCCTGTTCAGCTGGTGGGCGCCAGGCAGGATTCTTTAGGAAACTCCCAGGCTTTGGCCTTGGCCCGGGCCCGGAGCTGCTGTGCCCAGGACAGTGGGGCCTTGAATAATTCCGCGAATTCCAATGTTGTTACTATGGTAACTTCAATGGCAACGGGAGTGGGTGTGGCTGGAGGGGCGGGCCTAAAGTCCCCCCAAACTGCTCTCCCATTGACTCAGATCTCTCAGATTCACCTCCCTACTAATCAGAGTCCAGTTCTCAACCCGAATCGTTCCTCTTCAAccacttcctcctcctcatccgcTTCaatttcttcctctccctgcctgtctctccccctccctgcggATGGGCAGAATACTGCACCAACAACAGTGCCTCCCACTGGGGATTCTGTGTATGTGCAGCCTGTGCAGTTGCAG GGAAAGCCCGTCAGTGGAAGCTTGAAGAGGAAGTCAGAGTCTGATGTAGCCAATGAGATGGCAGCtggctctgctcctctctgtgcCCCCCCGCTGAGAGAaatctcccctcccctctccgccATCGATGCAG CGTCTGGcactgcctccccctctcctccagcgCTCTCAATGTCCCGCGGGGGCCAGGGGGAGAGGGCGCCCCCTCCACAGGCTGTGGTCAAGCCCCAGGTCCTCACACACCTGATCGAAGGCTTCGTCATCCAGGAAGGAGCCGAACCCTTCCCT GTGACAGGACCAGTGAAGGAACGAGCTGAGGGGGCTTTTCCCGTAGCGGTCCCGCCCACGGCCCCGGCAGAGTCCGAGGCTCCCACAG TGATGAAGTGCGAGTACTGCGAAGGCTTTGCTCCGGCCAACCAGTTCAGAGGCTCCAAACGCTTCTGCTCCATGACCTGTGCCAAGAG GTACAACGTGAGCTGCAGCCACCAGTTCCGCACCCGTCGCGGACGGGCCGCCCGCGGAATAGTGGCGGGGCCTGGGGGGCCCGAGGGGATTCTGAGACGCAGGGGTCCTCGCAGGAGCAGCTCAGAGATCGCCTGCGCTAAAATAGCAGGGAGACATTTGCCTGTAAAG tgTCGGTCAGAGTCCAGTCGGTCAGAGGATGTCTCCAgctgtgaggaagaggaggaggaagactcCCTGTCCCTTTCTCCCAGCTCCTCCTTGTCCTGCCCCAGGCCGGCCCACTGCGGTCCCCAGTTGGATGGCT